From one Ferrovibrio sp. MS7 genomic stretch:
- a CDS encoding DUF4394 domain-containing protein codes for MRPVTFTRLALSLGLGLGLGTAIAQPAQALDLAGLNNRNELVLFTDKAPGKARTLPVTGVEGKLLGIDLRPATNTLYGISSSGVLYTIDTKTGAAKAGPKLSVALDAIDALVVDFNPQADRLRVIGSTGQNLRVNVETGQTIVDGKLAYSAKDGAAGKAPMVTAGAYINSYPAAKQTQLFEFDSGLPAYIVQDPPNDGQLRTIAAVKLNKGAVISGIDIYTDTKDDYHGFAVIGAALYRFDVGTGKLGRIGTVGKGDAALIDIAVLNLR; via the coding sequence ATGCGCCCTGTCACCTTTACGCGTCTTGCCTTGTCCCTCGGCCTCGGCCTTGGTCTCGGCACCGCCATCGCCCAGCCGGCCCAAGCACTGGACCTGGCTGGCCTGAACAACCGCAACGAGTTGGTGCTGTTCACCGACAAGGCGCCCGGCAAGGCCAGGACCCTGCCGGTCACCGGCGTCGAGGGCAAGCTGCTCGGCATCGACCTGCGACCGGCCACCAACACGCTCTATGGCATCAGTTCCTCGGGCGTGCTCTACACCATCGACACCAAGACCGGCGCCGCCAAGGCCGGCCCGAAGCTGAGCGTGGCGCTGGATGCCATCGATGCCCTGGTGGTGGACTTCAACCCGCAGGCCGACCGCCTGCGCGTGATCGGCTCGACGGGCCAGAATCTGCGCGTGAATGTCGAGACCGGCCAGACCATCGTGGACGGCAAGCTGGCCTACAGCGCCAAGGATGGTGCTGCCGGCAAGGCGCCGATGGTCACTGCCGGCGCCTATATCAATTCCTATCCCGCGGCGAAGCAGACTCAGCTCTTTGAATTCGACAGCGGCTTGCCGGCCTATATCGTGCAGGACCCGCCGAATGACGGTCAGCTCCGCACCATTGCCGCCGTGAAGCTGAACAAGGGCGCGGTGATCAGCGGTATCGATATCTACACCGATACCAAGGATGACTATCACGGCTTCGCGGTGATCGGCGCCGCGCTTTACCGCTTCGATGTCGGCACCGGCAAGCTTGGCCGCATCGGCACCGTCGGCAAGGGCGACGCCGCCCTGATCGATATTGCCGTGCTCAACCTGCGCTGA
- a CDS encoding hybrid sensor histidine kinase/response regulator: MLQGTAILLLSLAYLGLLFAIAHAGDRLSPRWYTGRIGAIIYSLSLAIYCTSWTFYGSVGRAATVGADFILIYVGPILAITAGYPLMRKMIAVSRRQNVTSIADFLGSRYGKSRAVAVLATLTAVIGVLPYIALQMQAVTITFEVLVGTDVAHLLNATLPPPWRDTSMFVAAIMALFTILFGVRSVQATEQHRGMMLAIAFESLVKLAALLLVGSFVVFGLFDNPVRLLSAIVDAPDLTQRLTAGFGTNWIVMTILSGFAFLCLPRQFHVAVVEHGDPSSLQTARWLFPVYLIVINIFVVPIAAAGLLLIGKGANPDLFVITLPLLAEQQAVAAFAFIGGLSAATSMVIVACMALSIMVSNELVTPFLLRSRAGGSGEVGRLVLNVRRGAVVVILLLAYIYHSWIAGHLPLASIGMISFCAVANFAPAVLLGLYWRGAHRYGVIAGLTAGFAVWLYTLLLPSIEGAKRGTPMQPPLADYLPAPLDGFDPTLQGFIACQIVNLILLVLVSLLAAPRARDIEQAEIFVSGGDGDLPQPPVNDDATHDPRIEELRAVAVRFLGVDRVQRAFGNRRMSLPEAVAFTEHLLSGAIGAASARIVMASAQAKGNLSPRAARAMLGEASEAIRHNLDLLRTTLDHIGQGIGVFDNQRRLAAWNQRFFDLLGLPANLAEIGVRVDDMASHGTPELTQILATHAPRSGTGSRIHERRRSDGAVLEIRIDPMPDGGFVATCTDVTERVRAAEALRASERAIRVYTDNVPVLIAYVDRDERYRFTNMPFRRALNLPQEQIDGKPIREMLSAERYERLRPYIDAALAGRRQSFEIEFPTNDEKIEVAQGTYIPHRDASGSIAGFFLLYQDITERRRADAALRAAYASLERRVAERTAELEKSRAEAEAANLGKTRFLAAASHDLLQPLHAARLFTAALAEREPENDLVARIDHGLGAVEALLDALLDISKLDAGAVRPEPRPVALDPLLGSLVAAFAPLAARRGVSLKMVPTQLTVQSDPALLRRVLQNFVANAIRYCRLDAGNRRVLIGCRRSGESVRIEVWDNGPGIPADKREVIFQEFARLENPQVDAGERGLGLGLAIVERVARMLDSPITLRSEVGRGSVFAITVPLAAAEASPQPAAQPAPSMAAASLEGCFVLCIDNEAGVREAMHTLIGGWHCDVAAVENLENARQAAAQRGRGPDIILADLHLGDGMEDRADGLDGLEVIARLRQDWGRQIPAVLITADRAQDLRRRCQGLGIDLLHKPVRPAALRALISQRWRPTAKLDATGD; the protein is encoded by the coding sequence ATGCTGCAGGGCACGGCAATTTTGCTGCTGTCGCTGGCCTATCTCGGCCTGCTATTCGCCATCGCCCATGCCGGCGATCGGCTTAGCCCACGCTGGTATACAGGCCGTATCGGCGCCATCATTTACTCGCTGTCGCTGGCGATCTATTGCACCTCCTGGACCTTCTATGGCTCGGTCGGCCGCGCCGCCACGGTAGGCGCAGACTTCATCCTGATCTATGTCGGCCCGATCCTGGCGATCACCGCCGGCTATCCGCTGATGCGCAAGATGATCGCGGTATCGCGGCGCCAGAATGTCACCTCGATTGCCGACTTCCTCGGCTCGCGCTACGGCAAGAGCCGCGCTGTTGCGGTGCTGGCGACCCTGACAGCCGTGATCGGCGTGCTGCCGTATATCGCGCTGCAGATGCAGGCGGTGACCATCACCTTCGAGGTGCTGGTCGGCACCGATGTGGCGCACCTGCTCAACGCCACCCTGCCGCCGCCCTGGCGCGACACTTCGATGTTCGTCGCCGCCATCATGGCGCTATTCACCATCCTGTTCGGCGTGCGCAGCGTGCAGGCGACAGAGCAGCATCGCGGCATGATGCTGGCCATTGCCTTCGAATCCCTGGTCAAACTGGCAGCCCTGCTGCTGGTCGGCAGCTTTGTTGTCTTCGGCCTGTTCGACAACCCGGTACGGCTGCTGTCCGCCATCGTCGATGCTCCCGACCTGACGCAGCGCCTCACGGCCGGCTTCGGCACCAACTGGATCGTGATGACGATCCTCTCCGGCTTTGCCTTCCTCTGCCTGCCGCGTCAGTTCCATGTCGCGGTGGTGGAGCATGGCGACCCCTCCTCGCTACAGACCGCCCGCTGGCTGTTTCCGGTCTATCTCATCGTCATCAACATTTTCGTGGTGCCGATTGCCGCCGCCGGCCTGCTGCTGATCGGCAAGGGCGCCAACCCGGACCTGTTCGTCATCACCCTGCCGCTGCTGGCGGAACAGCAGGCGGTCGCCGCCTTCGCCTTCATCGGCGGCCTGTCAGCGGCCACCTCGATGGTGATCGTCGCCTGCATGGCGCTATCGATCATGGTATCGAATGAACTGGTCACGCCCTTCCTGCTGCGCTCGCGCGCCGGCGGCTCCGGCGAGGTCGGTCGCCTGGTGCTCAATGTGCGCCGTGGCGCCGTGGTGGTGATCCTGCTGCTGGCCTATATCTACCATTCCTGGATCGCCGGCCATCTGCCGCTTGCCTCCATCGGCATGATCTCGTTCTGCGCCGTGGCGAATTTCGCGCCGGCAGTGCTGCTCGGACTCTACTGGCGCGGCGCGCATCGCTATGGCGTGATCGCCGGCCTCACCGCCGGCTTCGCAGTGTGGCTCTACACCTTGCTGCTCCCCTCCATTGAGGGCGCCAAGCGTGGCACGCCAATGCAGCCGCCGCTGGCCGATTATCTGCCGGCGCCACTGGATGGCTTTGATCCGACCCTGCAGGGCTTCATTGCCTGCCAGATCGTCAACCTGATCCTGCTGGTGCTGGTGTCCTTGCTGGCAGCACCGCGCGCCCGTGATATCGAGCAAGCGGAAATCTTCGTCTCTGGCGGCGATGGCGATCTGCCACAACCGCCAGTCAATGACGACGCCACGCATGATCCGCGCATCGAGGAACTACGTGCCGTTGCTGTCCGCTTCCTTGGTGTCGACCGCGTGCAGCGCGCCTTCGGCAACCGCCGCATGAGCCTGCCGGAAGCCGTTGCCTTCACCGAGCATCTGCTTTCCGGCGCCATTGGTGCTGCCTCGGCGCGCATCGTGATGGCCTCGGCCCAGGCCAAGGGCAATCTCAGCCCGCGTGCCGCCCGCGCCATGCTGGGCGAGGCTTCGGAAGCGATCCGCCACAATCTCGATCTGCTGCGCACCACACTCGACCATATCGGCCAGGGTATCGGCGTGTTCGATAACCAGCGTCGCCTCGCGGCCTGGAACCAGCGGTTCTTCGACCTGCTCGGCTTGCCAGCCAATCTCGCCGAGATCGGCGTGCGGGTGGACGACATGGCGAGCCACGGTACGCCGGAGTTGACCCAGATCCTGGCTACCCATGCGCCGCGCTCGGGCACCGGCAGCCGCATCCATGAACGCCGCCGCAGCGATGGTGCTGTACTGGAAATCCGCATCGACCCGATGCCGGACGGCGGTTTCGTCGCCACCTGCACCGACGTGACCGAGCGCGTGCGTGCGGCGGAGGCCTTGCGCGCCTCGGAACGCGCCATCCGTGTCTATACCGATAACGTGCCGGTGCTGATCGCCTATGTGGATCGCGATGAGCGCTACCGCTTCACCAACATGCCATTCCGCCGCGCGCTGAACCTGCCGCAAGAGCAGATCGACGGCAAGCCAATCCGCGAGATGCTATCGGCGGAACGCTACGAGCGCCTGCGGCCCTATATCGATGCGGCGCTGGCCGGACGGCGCCAGAGTTTCGAAATCGAATTCCCCACCAACGACGAAAAGATCGAGGTGGCGCAGGGCACCTATATCCCGCACCGCGATGCCAGCGGCAGCATTGCCGGCTTCTTCCTGTTGTATCAGGACATCACTGAGCGGCGTCGGGCCGATGCCGCGCTGCGCGCCGCCTATGCCAGCCTGGAACGCCGCGTCGCCGAGCGCACCGCCGAGCTGGAAAAATCCCGTGCCGAGGCAGAGGCCGCCAATCTCGGCAAAACCCGCTTCCTTGCCGCTGCCAGCCATGACCTTTTGCAGCCGCTGCATGCCGCACGGCTATTCACCGCCGCGCTGGCCGAGCGCGAACCGGAAAACGATCTGGTCGCCCGCATCGACCATGGCCTTGGCGCGGTGGAAGCCCTGCTCGATGCCCTGCTCGATATCTCCAAGCTGGATGCCGGCGCGGTGCGGCCGGAGCCGCGCCCGGTGGCGCTCGACCCCTTGCTCGGCTCGCTGGTTGCCGCCTTCGCGCCCTTGGCGGCGCGGCGCGGCGTTTCGCTCAAAATGGTGCCGACACAGTTGACGGTACAGAGCGATCCGGCGCTGCTTCGCCGCGTATTGCAGAATTTCGTTGCCAATGCCATCCGCTATTGCCGCCTGGATGCCGGCAACCGCCGCGTGCTGATCGGCTGCCGCCGCAGCGGTGAGTCCGTACGCATCGAGGTATGGGATAACGGCCCCGGCATTCCCGCCGACAAGCGCGAGGTGATCTTTCAGGAATTTGCCCGCCTGGAAAATCCGCAGGTGGATGCCGGCGAACGCGGCCTAGGCCTGGGCCTCGCCATCGTCGAGCGCGTCGCCCGCATGCTCGACAGCCCGATCACGTTGCGCTCCGAAGTCGGGCGCGGCTCGGTTTTCGCCATCACCGTGCCGTTGGCCGCCGCCGAAGCGTCGCCGCAGCCGGCGGCGCAGCCGGCACCGAGCATGGCCGCCGCCAGCCTGGAAGGCTGTTTCGTGCTCTGCATCGACAACGAGGCCGGTGTACGCGAGGCGATGCATACCCTGATCGGCGGCTGGCATTGCGATGTCGCGGCGGTGGAAAACCTGGAAAACGCCCGCCAGGCAGCCGCACAGCGCGGCCGTGGCCCGGATATCATCCTGGCCGACCTGCATCTCGGCGATGGCATGGAAGACCGCGCCGATGGCCTGGATGGCCTGGAGGTGATTGCCCGGCTGCGCCAGGATTGGGGCCGGCAGATTCCGGCGGTGCTGATCACCGCCGACCGCGCCCAGGATCTGCGCCGGCGTTGCCAGGGGCTGGGGATTGACCTGCTGCACAAGCCGGTGCGCCCGGCGGCTTTGCGGGCGCTGATCAGCCAACGCTGGCGCCCGACCGCGAAACTCGACGCCACCGGCGACTAG
- a CDS encoding MFS transporter has product MSAQSAPAFGWRTPLVVIVAGCTIALLNFGVRSGFGLFMEPISVANGWGREVFAFAIGVQTVLWGFGQPFAGAFADRYGSGRVLAVGAVFYAVGVALTAISSDPLTLTLTTGVLVGVGLAGTSFTVALAAIARMVSPERRSWALGLGTAAGSLGQFLMVPLGQAFIAAHGWAFALVLLSLFALAIVPLSTALAGKTPETAGPKQSMGEALKEAGGERSYWLLIAGFFVCGFHVSFIQTHLPAYVVDRGLDPRTGAWALALVGLANVIGSYTAGVLGGKHSKKYMLSFIYFARAIVITVFVLMPMTQTSVLIFAFFMGLLWLSTVPLTSGLVAQIFGPRYMATLFGIVFFSHQVGGFLGVWLGGRLFDLTGSYDIVWWISAALGIFSAIVHYPIDERPLVRAAPASA; this is encoded by the coding sequence ATGAGTGCCCAATCCGCCCCTGCCTTCGGCTGGCGTACCCCGCTGGTCGTGATCGTTGCCGGCTGCACTATTGCGCTGCTGAATTTCGGCGTCCGCTCCGGCTTCGGCCTGTTCATGGAGCCGATCAGCGTAGCCAATGGCTGGGGCCGCGAGGTTTTCGCCTTCGCCATCGGCGTGCAGACCGTGTTGTGGGGCTTCGGGCAGCCGTTTGCGGGTGCCTTTGCCGACCGCTACGGCTCTGGCCGCGTGCTGGCAGTGGGGGCGGTGTTCTATGCTGTCGGTGTGGCGCTGACCGCGATTTCCAGCGACCCCCTGACCCTGACCCTGACCACCGGCGTGCTGGTCGGCGTGGGTCTGGCCGGCACTTCCTTCACCGTGGCGCTGGCTGCCATTGCCCGCATGGTCAGCCCGGAGCGCCGCTCCTGGGCGCTGGGGCTTGGTACGGCAGCCGGCTCGCTGGGCCAGTTCCTGATGGTGCCGCTGGGCCAGGCCTTCATCGCCGCCCATGGCTGGGCCTTCGCCCTGGTGCTGCTCAGCTTGTTCGCGCTGGCCATCGTGCCGCTCTCCACGGCGCTGGCCGGCAAGACGCCGGAAACCGCCGGGCCGAAGCAGTCGATGGGCGAGGCGCTGAAGGAGGCGGGCGGTGAGCGCAGCTATTGGCTGCTGATCGCCGGCTTCTTCGTCTGCGGTTTCCATGTCTCCTTCATCCAAACCCATCTGCCGGCCTATGTCGTCGACCGTGGCCTGGATCCGCGCACCGGCGCCTGGGCACTGGCGCTGGTAGGCCTCGCCAACGTGATCGGCTCCTACACGGCCGGTGTGCTCGGCGGCAAGCACAGCAAGAAATACATGCTGAGCTTCATCTACTTCGCCCGCGCCATCGTCATCACCGTGTTCGTGCTGATGCCGATGACCCAGACCAGCGTGCTGATCTTCGCTTTCTTCATGGGTCTGCTGTGGCTCTCCACCGTGCCGCTCACCTCCGGCCTGGTGGCGCAGATTTTCGGCCCGCGCTACATGGCCACCCTGTTCGGCATCGTGTTCTTCAGCCACCAGGTCGGCGGCTTCCTCGGCGTCTGGCTCGGTGGCCGGCTGTTCGACCTCACCGGCTCCTATGACATCGTGTGGTGGATCAGCGCTGCGCTCGGCATCTTCTCCGCCATTGTTCATTACCCGATCGACGAGCGGCCGCTGGTACGTGCGGCGCCCGCCTCGGCCTGA
- the mtgA gene encoding monofunctional biosynthetic peptidoglycan transglycosylase, translating to MIGLFRRLLRMALLAFCFLLLLWAAGLVLYRWVDPPATPLMAIRAVQGESIRFRPVALERVARPLRQAVVASEDARFCLHAGIDLGAVRDALEDYQESGRLRGASTISMQVARNLFLWNGGGFVRKALEAPLALALDMLWPKRRILEIYLNIAEWGPGIFGAEAAAQAHFGRSAADLTQAQAVRLAAVLPNPIRWSAARPTAYIEARAATITNRSGRLGSEQTGCFLTAR from the coding sequence ATGATTGGACTGTTCCGTCGCCTCCTGCGCATGGCTCTACTGGCCTTCTGCTTCCTGCTGCTGCTCTGGGCCGCAGGGCTGGTGCTGTATCGCTGGGTTGACCCGCCGGCAACGCCGCTGATGGCGATCCGCGCCGTGCAGGGCGAAAGCATCCGCTTTCGCCCTGTTGCCCTGGAGCGGGTTGCCCGGCCATTGCGGCAGGCAGTGGTGGCTTCCGAGGATGCCCGCTTCTGCCTGCATGCCGGCATCGATCTTGGCGCGGTGCGCGATGCCCTGGAGGATTATCAGGAATCCGGACGGCTGCGTGGCGCCAGCACGATCAGCATGCAGGTGGCGCGCAATCTCTTTCTATGGAATGGCGGCGGCTTCGTACGCAAGGCACTGGAGGCGCCGCTGGCCCTGGCGCTGGATATGCTATGGCCAAAGCGGCGGATTTTGGAAATCTATCTGAATATCGCCGAATGGGGGCCAGGCATCTTTGGCGCTGAAGCCGCCGCTCAGGCCCATTTCGGTCGCTCGGCTGCGGACCTCACCCAGGCACAGGCGGTGCGTCTTGCCGCCGTGCTGCCCAATCCGATCCGCTGGAGCGCGGCACGGCCCACCGCCTATATCGAGGCGCGCGCCGCCACGATTACCAACCGCAGCGGCCGGCTCGGGTCTGAGCAGACCGGCTGCTTCCTCACTGCACGGTAA
- a CDS encoding PAS domain-containing protein, giving the protein MPELRALYDYWRGKRHGRRFPSRADIDPLEIPRLLEHIGLIDVMEGGEEFSYRLVGTGIARAFGEDPTGRQVGASTGGSYANVIREACRRCWETAQPVLFRGIYRTREHNDLWAERLLLPLGVAAQPNMLLFCLVLRQPQSDYRLENTPIDLLAEAPE; this is encoded by the coding sequence ATGCCGGAACTGCGCGCGCTCTACGATTACTGGCGCGGCAAGCGGCACGGCAGGCGATTCCCGTCGCGCGCCGATATCGATCCGCTGGAGATACCCCGCCTGCTGGAACATATCGGCCTGATCGACGTGATGGAGGGCGGAGAGGAATTCAGCTACCGGCTGGTCGGCACCGGCATCGCACGCGCTTTCGGCGAAGACCCGACCGGCAGGCAGGTCGGCGCCTCCACCGGCGGCAGCTATGCCAATGTGATCCGCGAGGCCTGCCGCCGTTGCTGGGAAACTGCGCAGCCGGTGCTGTTCCGTGGCATCTACCGCACCCGGGAGCATAACGACCTCTGGGCCGAACGGCTGCTGCTGCCGCTAGGCGTAGCGGCACAGCCGAACATGCTGCTGTTCTGCCTGGTACTGCGCCAGCCACAATCCGATTACCGGCTGGAGAATACGCCGATCGACCTGCTAGCCGAAGCGCCGGAATGA
- a CDS encoding response regulator transcription factor, whose translation MTVAEAPLTIVIADDHPLVREALSGALRQSLAGARVVGAANLHEARVELDRLESVDLLILDLDMPGMDGFAGLAGVRADYPAVPVAIVSSTREPAVMRRAMDFGAAAFVPKSAALETISSALQAVLDGDVWLPAEAEEAEGSGDDFPRRVAELTPQQLRVLNLLSQGKLNKQIAHELSVGEATVKAHVTAILKKLGVRSRTQAVILARRFSVSGE comes from the coding sequence GTGACCGTGGCTGAAGCGCCGCTTACCATCGTTATTGCCGACGACCATCCGCTGGTGCGCGAGGCGCTGTCCGGCGCATTGCGGCAATCCTTGGCCGGCGCCCGCGTTGTCGGTGCCGCGAACCTGCATGAGGCCCGGGTTGAACTGGATCGCCTGGAAAGTGTTGATCTGCTGATCCTTGATCTCGACATGCCAGGCATGGATGGTTTTGCCGGGTTGGCCGGGGTGCGGGCGGATTATCCGGCCGTGCCGGTGGCGATTGTTTCCTCCACCCGCGAGCCGGCGGTGATGCGCCGCGCCATGGATTTTGGCGCCGCCGCCTTCGTGCCGAAATCGGCGGCGCTTGAAACCATTTCCTCGGCGCTGCAGGCGGTGCTGGATGGCGATGTCTGGCTGCCGGCGGAAGCTGAGGAAGCGGAAGGCTCGGGCGATGATTTCCCGCGCCGCGTGGCGGAATTGACGCCGCAGCAATTGCGCGTGCTGAACCTGCTTTCGCAGGGCAAGCTGAACAAGCAGATCGCCCATGAGCTTTCCGTCGGCGAGGCCACGGTGAAGGCGCATGTCACCGCCATCCTGAAGAAGTTGGGCGTGCGCAGCCGCACCCAGGCAGTGATCCTGGCGCGGCGCTTTTCGGTGAGTGGGGAATAG
- a CDS encoding aminotransferase — protein MNPIFADIPTTIFETMSRLAREHQAVNLGQGFPDDPGPLDVREKAAEAVVHGWNQYPPMMGIPELRQAVAAHYKRFQGLDIDWETEVMVTSGATEALADSLMAVLRPGDEVVLFQPMYDAYLPLVQRAGGVPRFVTLKPPHWRITEEDLRAAFTPKTRAVLLNNPLNPAGSIFPREDLELLGRFLIEHDAIAICDEVWEHVIFDGRQHQPLIGLPGLRERCIKIGSAGKIFSLTGWKVGLVVAAPKIMRVLAKAHQFVTFTTPPNLQAAVAYGLMKDDDYYTGMRAELQAARDRFSKSLSEAGFTVLPSQGTYFVNVDLGANADDAAYCQKLVAEAGVAAIPVSAFYAENHVRNVVRFCFAKTNATLDEAAKRLKAYSG, from the coding sequence ATGAATCCGATTTTCGCCGATATCCCCACCACCATCTTCGAAACCATGAGCCGGCTGGCGCGCGAGCACCAGGCGGTGAATCTGGGCCAGGGTTTTCCCGATGATCCAGGACCGCTGGATGTGCGCGAAAAGGCGGCGGAAGCGGTGGTGCATGGCTGGAACCAGTATCCGCCGATGATGGGAATCCCTGAACTGCGCCAGGCTGTCGCTGCGCATTACAAGCGCTTCCAGGGCCTCGATATCGACTGGGAAACCGAGGTGATGGTGACCTCTGGCGCCACCGAGGCGCTGGCCGACTCGCTGATGGCGGTGCTGCGGCCGGGCGATGAAGTGGTGCTGTTCCAGCCGATGTACGATGCCTATCTGCCGCTGGTGCAGCGCGCCGGTGGCGTGCCGCGTTTCGTCACGCTGAAGCCGCCGCATTGGCGCATCACGGAAGAAGACCTGCGCGCCGCCTTCACCCCGAAGACCCGCGCCGTGCTGCTGAACAACCCCCTCAATCCGGCGGGCAGCATCTTCCCGCGCGAGGACCTGGAACTGCTCGGCCGCTTCCTGATCGAGCATGATGCCATCGCGATCTGCGATGAAGTCTGGGAGCATGTGATTTTCGATGGCCGCCAGCATCAGCCGCTGATCGGCTTGCCCGGACTGCGCGAGCGCTGCATCAAGATCGGCTCGGCCGGCAAGATTTTCTCGCTCACCGGCTGGAAGGTCGGTCTGGTTGTCGCTGCACCGAAGATCATGCGCGTGCTGGCCAAGGCGCATCAGTTCGTCACCTTCACCACGCCGCCGAACCTGCAGGCTGCCGTGGCCTATGGCCTGATGAAGGACGATGATTATTACACTGGCATGCGCGCCGAACTGCAAGCGGCGCGCGACCGCTTCTCGAAAAGCCTGAGCGAAGCCGGCTTTACTGTGCTGCCGAGCCAGGGCACCTACTTTGTCAATGTCGATCTCGGCGCCAATGCCGATGATGCCGCCTATTGCCAGAAACTGGTGGCAGAGGCCGGCGTTGCCGCTATTCCGGTCAGCGCATTCTATGCCGAGAACCATGTTCGCAACGTGGTGCGATTCTGCTTCGCCAAGACCAACGCGACGCTCGATGAAGCTGCCAAACGCCTGAAGGCGTATTCTGGCTAA
- a CDS encoding malonate--CoA ligase — MNHNLVSLVQARVSDPSKTFIEADDGRVFSYADAFKLAARFANTLIRLGVQPGDRVAVQLDKSPEALILYLGVVAAGGVYLPLNVGYTLAELEYFIGDAEPRIVVGRPKGADELAALAGRLGVAHCLTLGSKADGTLMEAIQGAAESFAPVERKSDDLAAILYTSGTTGRSKGAMLSHANLFSNAETLQAYWRYTAKDVLLHALPIFHTHGLFVATNVVLLAGASMLFLPKFDADQVIKLLPRATSMMGVPTFYVRLLEHPDLNKDLVKHIRLFISGSAPLLADTHREWEARTGHRILERYGMTETNMNTSNPYDAERIAGTVGFPLPGVSLRIADPESGKLLGTNDIGMIEVKGPNVFQGYWRMPEKTKAEFRDDGFFITGDLGKVDDRGYVHIVGRGKDLIISGGYNVYPKEVETEIDGMPGVIESAVVGVPHKDFGEGVTAVVVKDKASPLDEAAVLKALEGRLAKFKQPKRVIFMEDLPRNTMGKVQKNLLRDQFKDLYK, encoded by the coding sequence ATGAATCACAATCTTGTCAGTTTAGTTCAGGCGCGGGTCAGCGACCCCTCCAAGACTTTCATCGAGGCCGATGATGGCCGCGTGTTCAGCTATGCCGATGCCTTCAAGCTGGCGGCGCGCTTCGCCAACACGCTCATTCGCCTGGGTGTGCAGCCGGGTGACCGGGTCGCCGTGCAGTTGGACAAGTCGCCGGAAGCGCTGATTCTGTATCTCGGTGTGGTTGCGGCGGGTGGTGTCTATTTACCGCTCAATGTCGGCTACACGCTGGCCGAACTGGAATACTTCATCGGTGATGCCGAGCCGCGCATCGTCGTCGGCCGGCCGAAGGGTGCTGATGAGCTCGCCGCCCTTGCCGGCAGGCTTGGCGTGGCGCATTGCCTCACGCTTGGTAGCAAGGCCGATGGCACGCTGATGGAGGCCATCCAGGGCGCTGCCGAGAGCTTCGCGCCGGTCGAACGCAAGTCGGATGATCTGGCGGCGATCCTCTACACCTCTGGCACCACCGGGCGCTCCAAGGGCGCGATGCTGAGCCATGCCAACCTGTTCTCGAATGCCGAGACATTGCAGGCCTATTGGCGCTACACGGCGAAGGATGTGCTGCTGCATGCATTGCCGATCTTCCACACCCATGGCTTGTTCGTCGCCACCAACGTCGTGCTGCTGGCCGGCGCCTCGATGCTGTTTCTGCCGAAATTCGATGCCGATCAGGTGATCAAGCTGCTGCCGCGCGCCACCAGCATGATGGGCGTGCCGACCTTCTATGTCCGCCTGCTGGAGCATCCGGACCTCAACAAGGATCTGGTCAAGCATATCCGCCTGTTCATTTCCGGTTCGGCGCCGCTGCTGGCCGATACGCACCGCGAATGGGAAGCCCGCACCGGGCATCGCATTCTCGAGCGCTACGGCATGACCGAGACCAACATGAACACCTCCAACCCCTATGATGCCGAGCGCATTGCCGGCACGGTGGGTTTCCCGCTGCCGGGGGTTTCCCTGCGCATCGCCGATCCGGAAAGCGGCAAGCTGCTTGGCACCAACGATATCGGCATGATCGAGGTGAAGGGCCCGAATGTGTTCCAGGGCTACTGGCGCATGCCGGAAAAGACCAAGGCTGAATTCCGCGATGACGGTTTCTTCATCACCGGCGATCTCGGCAAGGTTGATGACCGCGGTTATGTCCATATTGTCGGTCGCGGCAAGGATCTGATCATCTCCGGTGGCTACAACGTCTATCCCAAGGAAGTCGAAACCGAGATCGATGGCATGCCGGGCGTGATCGAAAGCGCCGTGGTCGGTGTGCCACACAAGGATTTCGGCGAGGGCGTGACGGCGGTGGTGGTGAAGGACAAGGCTTCGCCGCTGGACGAAGCTGCCGTGCTTAAGGCGCTGGAAGGCCGCCTGGCCAAGTTCAAGCAGCCCAAGCGCGTCATCTTCATGGAAGACCTGCCGCGAAACACCATGGGCAAGGTGCAGAAGAACCTGCTCCGCGATCAGTTCAAGGACCTCTACAAGTAA
- a CDS encoding cupredoxin domain-containing protein, with protein MALIRPRDLLLGLALGILGLGLALLPGTGIGQANQAVIRQQGIAFAPASARIAVGGKVVFENRDPFAHNVYSPTAGGTFDIGLQEPGAETSVSFAKAGAYEVRCRIHPKMRAEITVQ; from the coding sequence ATGGCCCTGATCCGTCCGCGCGACCTGCTGCTTGGCCTGGCCCTGGGCATCCTGGGGCTGGGCCTTGCGCTGCTGCCCGGCACGGGCATCGGGCAGGCAAATCAGGCTGTGATCCGCCAGCAGGGCATCGCCTTCGCCCCAGCCAGCGCGCGCATCGCAGTGGGCGGCAAGGTGGTGTTCGAGAACCGCGACCCCTTTGCGCATAATGTCTACTCACCCACTGCCGGCGGCACTTTCGATATCGGTCTGCAGGAGCCTGGCGCGGAAACCAGCGTCAGCTTCGCCAAGGCCGGCGCCTATGAAGTGCGCTGCCGTATCCACCCCAAGATGCGGGCCGAGATTACCGTGCAGTGA